The Hyalangium minutum genome segment ACCCAAGTAGTAAGCACCCTCGGAGGGCACCGAGGCCGGGCCCTGCACCGTCAGCGTCTGGCACTGCCCCGGGTTCAAATACGGCGTGCCGGCGTAGCCCACAAAGGAGTCCGGCGAAGGCCCTGTGGGACCATTCGGCGTGATGGTGGTGTCCGTCGACAGGTACACCTCGACGGGCGCGCCGCCTGCCCGCGTGCCCTGGTTGCATACCACCACCGTCGCCGTGAGCTGCTGCCCAAGCGTGGCGCTCACCGGCCCCGTCACCGACGACACCACGAAGTCCGGCTTGTAGCCGATACCCAGCTGCGCGCTCGTCTTGGCGTTGTTGTCCTCGAGCAGCTCGACCGTGCCGTTGGGCGGATCCACATAGGCGCCCAGGTAGTAGGTACCCTCTGAAGGCACCGAGGCCGGGCCCTGCACCGTCAGCGTCTGGCACTGCCCCGGGCTCAGATACTGCGTGCCGGCGTAGCCCACGAAGAAGTCCGGCGAAGGCCCTGTGGGACCATTCGGCGTGATGGTGGTGTCCGCCGACAGGTACACCTCGACAGGCGCGCCGCCTGCCTGCGTGCCTTGGTTGCATACCACCACCGTCGCCGTGAGCTGCTGACCAGGAGTGGCGCTCACAGGCCCCGTCACCGACGACACGACGAAGTCCGGCTTGTAGCCGATGCCGATGCGCGCGCCCGTCTTGGCGTTGTTGTTCTCGAGCAGCTCGGCCGTGCCGTTGGGCGGATCCACGTACGCACCCAAGTAGTAAGCACCCTC includes the following:
- a CDS encoding CARDB domain-containing protein gives rise to the protein EGAYYLGAYVDPPNGTAELLENNNAKTGARIGIGYKPDFVVSSVTGPVSATPGQQLTATVVVCNQGTQAGGAPVEVYLSADTTITPNGPTGPSPDFFVGYAGTQYLSPGQCQTLTVQGPASVPSEGTYYLGAYVDPPNGTVELLEDNNAKTSAQLGIGYKPDFVVSSVTGPVSATLGQQLTATVVVCNQGTRAGGAPVEVYLSTDTTITPNGPTGPSPDSFVGYAGTPYLNPGQCQTLTVQGPASVPSEGAYYLG